In the genome of Actinomadura luzonensis, the window GCCACCTATCCGAAACTCCTGGAGGGGCGCCGGCTCGCCCCTGGGGAGACCGGCGCGGTCCTGATCAGCCAGACCATCAGGAAGAACACCGTACAGAGCCTCGCCGCCGGCGACAGTGTGCGGCTGTTCGTCGGCGGCCGGCCGACGACCTGGCGTGTCGCCGGGATCGTGGAGGAGCGAGGCGGCACCAGCGTGTACGTGACCCGGGAGGGACTGGCCGCCGCCACGGGACGGCCACAGGAGGTCAACCAGTTGAGGGTCTTCACCTCCGGCCACGACGAGGCGACCCGGGACGCCGTCGCCGCCGCTGCGAGCAGGGCCGTCACCGCCGCCGGGTCGGCCGTGACATCGGCGGCTTCGATCAGCCGCGGCCAGGCCGCCGAGGCGGGGCACATGGGGCCGCTGCTGCTGGTGCTCCTCGGCATCGCCGTGCCCTTGGGCGTGCTCGGCGTCATCGGCCTGGCCTCGACGATGAGCGCCAACGTACTGGACCGCACCCGGGAGTTCGGGATCATGCACGCCATCGGAGCCAGGCCCCGCGCCGTACGCCGCATCGTCGTCGCCGAGGGGGTGTTCCTGGCGCTGGCCGGATGCGTGGCCGCGGTGGGACCGGCCCTCGTGCTCACCTGGCTGCTGGGGGCAGGGCTGGGCAACCTGTTCATGAGCGCACCGCTGCCGTACCGGGTCTCCGTCCCCGCGGCCGGGATCTGGCTCCTGCTCGCTCTGCTGGGCGCGTGGCTGGCCACGGACGCGGCCGCCACCCGCGCCTCGCGCGTCACCGTCCGGGAGGCCCTCGCCTGTCTGTGAGCTCACCGGCGCACGTGCAGGGCGGCGGACGGCTCGTGACCCGGGTGGCCGAACGATGCTGACGGCGGATCTTCGGGCGCACGCTCGACCCTGCGGTCACCTTGGCCATGACGTCATCCGGTGTGACGACGGCTGCGGTAGGCGGCGGTCTTGGCACGCGCCGTGCACGCGGCGCCGCAGTAGCGGCGCGAGCCGTTGCGGGTCAGGTCGATGTAGACGGCCTCGCACTGGTGCGCCTCGCACCGCCCGAACCGGCCGGCGCCGTAGCCGTCCACGATGAGGGCCAGCGCGGTGGCGAACTCGCCGCCCAGCGCCTCGACCTCGGTGCCGCCCGAGCCGTGGAAGTGCAGGTGGAACGGCTGGCCGACGTCCTCGGCCAGGTAGGGCTGCGCCCCGTACTTACGGATCATGGCGTTGATGCGCCCGGCCTGGTCGGCGGGATGCTCGGCCAGCAGCGCCTGCCGCAGCTCGGCGGCCAGCTCGCCCAGGCGCCGGCCCGCGTCCGGGACGTCGCGCAGGGCGGCGCCGGTGCGCTCGCCGAGCTGGGCGGCGAACGTGGCCGTCAGGTCCTCGCCGGTCAGGGGCCGCACCGAGGCGCCGCCCCGCTGGTGTGCCGTGGCG includes:
- a CDS encoding CGNR zinc finger domain-containing protein; translation: MEIACNVTRQAPLIAELVNLATAHQRGGASVRPLTGEDLTATFAAQLGERTGAALRDVPDAGRRLGELAAELRQALLAEHPADQAGRINAMIRKYGAQPYLAEDVGQPFHLHFHGSGGTEVEALGGEFATALALIVDGYGAGRFGRCEAHQCEAVYIDLTRNGSRRYCGAACTARAKTAAYRSRRHTG